A region of Pseudorasbora parva isolate DD20220531a chromosome 14, ASM2467924v1, whole genome shotgun sequence DNA encodes the following proteins:
- the pla2g6 gene encoding 85/88 kDa calcium-independent phospholipase A2 isoform X2, with translation MQFLGRILDTVSSVSNLFSNPYRVRDVQLSEYNGKVLLKQEGRLVLYRNQQSQSWDCLLLCPESSSVALRLFQVASEADAMNWFPQYALKLRPFYEMLRPPLKPEMLQPIVDSVRNHPDWSSAHIAVDIGLRDCLKHNYILSQMNARDGQGQTPLHLACERGDVGCVRELLEECQARTDIKDKNGETPMHCAAKQDSALIIEVLCAQLCAGVNELNASGETPMHIACRLGRVEVVKGLLGGGARCDIMGSNGYPIHTAMKFNEKSCAEAILSSNPNQLLAEDPVYGGTPLHWVKTAEMSRVLLDRGCNINYLSKTGESPLHILTKRGRFEAAMTLLTHGADPNIKGQDGNTALHLAMKLDHMDLIKALMVFGADVEVHNDLGETPGLIAARTSKGFDDIMYVATAVTAMSRGFLEVDGLKTGSKKMDRLLCLDGGGIKGLVLIQMLISLEKEAGRPIRELFDWVSGTSTGGILALAIVHGKSMEYLRCLYFRMKEQVFKGSRPYESDPLEEFLKNEFGENTKMTDVTHPRVMVTSVLADRHPGELHLFRNYDPPALQRDPPYTSTASFQPLTVPQEQLVWRAARSSGAAPTYFRPMGRFLDGGLLANNPTLDAMTEIHQYNKALKAQGREADVNRLGVVLSLGTGKPPQVSVNSVDVFRPSNPLELAKTFVGVRELGKMLVDCCTDSDGCAVDRARAWCEMADINYHRLSPQLSQEVMLDEVSDAVLVDMLWETQMYLYEHRDVIQTLCQQLLQL, from the exons ATGCAGTTCCTGGGCCGTATATTGGACACCGTGAGCTCTGTGTCAAACCTGTTCTCCAACCCGTACCGTGTGAGGGATGTGCAGCTGTCAGAATACAATGGGAAAGTGCTGTTGAAACAGGAGGGGAGGCTGGTCCTGTACAGGAACCAACAGAGCCAGTCATGGGACTGCCTGCTACTCTGCCCCGAGTCTTCATCTGTGGCCCTGAG GTTGTTCCAGGTAGCTTCAGAGGCAGACGCCATGAATTGGTTTCCTCAGTATGCCCTCAAACTCCGCCCATTTTACGAGATGCTCCGCCCACCGTTGAAACCCGAGATGCTCCAGCCAATCGTAGACAGTGTGCGGAATCACCCCGACTGGAGCTCGGCTCACATCGCTGTGGATATCGGGCTAAGAGACTGTCTCAAGCACAATTACATTTTGAG CCAGATGAACGCCCGCGACGGTCAGGGTCAGACGCCGCTGCACCTGGCGTGCGAGAGGGGAGACGTGGGCTGCGTGCGTGAGCTCCTGGAGGAATGTCAGGCTCGCACAGACATCAAGGACAAGAACGGAGAGACGCCCATGCACTGCGCTGCGAAACAAGACTCCGCCCTTATTATAGAG GTTTTGTGTGCACAGCTGTGTGCGGGTGTGAACGAGCTGAACGCGTCCGGGGAAACGCCAATGCACATCGCTTGCCGTCTCGGGAGGGTCGAGGTGGTCAAGGGTCTGCTTGGGGGTGGAGCCCGCTGTGACATCATGGGAAGTAATGGCTATCCGATCCACACCGCCATGAAGTTTAACGAGAAGAG TTGTGCTGAAGCAATTTTATCCTCTAACCCCAATCAACTTCTAGCGGAGGATCCGGTTTATGGAGGAACGCCTCTTCATTGGGTTAAGACTGCTGAG ATGAGCCGTGTACTGCTGGACCGAGGCTGTAACATCAACTATCTGAGTAAGACCGGAGAGAGTCCGTTACACATCCTGACCAAGAGGGGGCGCTTTGAGGCCGCAATGACTCTGCTGACCCATGGAGCCGACCCCAACATTAAGGGCCAGGATGGAAACACAGCACTGCACCTCGCCATGAAG TTGGACCACATGGACCTGATCAAGGCTCTCATGGTGTTTGGAGCAGATGTCGAGGTTCACAACGACCTGGGAGAGACGCCGGGACTCATCGCCGCCCGTACCAGcaagg GGTTTGATGACATCATGTATGTGGCGACAGCAGTCACGGCCATGAGTCGAGGATTTCTAGAAGTTGATGGGCTCAAAACAGGAAGCAAGAA AATGGACAGATTGTTGTGTCTTGATGGTGGAGGAATAAAAGGTCTGGTTCTGATCCAGATGCTAATCTCTCTGGAGAAAGAGGCAGGACGGCCCATCAGGGAACTCTTTGACTGGGTGTCTGGGACTAGCACCGGTGGTATACTGGCTCTAGCTATTGTGCACG GTAAATCGATGGAGTATCTACGCTGTCTGTACTTCAGGATGAAGGAACAGGTGTTTAAAGGTTCTCGACCATATGAGTCTGACCCTCTAGAGGAATTTCTAAAGAACGAGTTTGGAGAAAATACCAAAATGACGGATGTCACACACCCCAG AGTAATGGTGACCAGCGTTTTAGCAGACAGACACCCTGGAGAACTGCATCTGTTTCGCAATTACGACCCACCAGCCCTGCAAAGAGACCCTCCGTACACGTCTACAGCCTCATTTCAACCCCTCACTGTGCCACAGG AGCAATTAGTTTGGCGTGCCGCCCGCTCCAGCGGAGCAGCTCCCACGTATTTTCGACCAATGGGGCGTTTTCTGGATGGAGGGCTGCTGGCCAATAACCCAACGCTAGATGCCATGACAGAAATACACCAGTACAACAAAGCCCTGAAGGCACAG GGCCGCGAGGCAGACGTGAACCGGTTAGGTGTGGTCCTCTCATTGGGCACCGGTAAACCTCCTCAGGTGTCGGTGAACTCGGTAGACGTTTTCAGGCCTTCAAACCCACTGGAGCTGGCTAAGACCTTCGTTGGCGTCAGAGAACTGGGCAAGATGCTCGTGGATTGC TGTACGGACTCAGATGGCTGTGCGGTGGACCGAGCCCGAGCGTGGTGTGAGATGGCCGATATAAACTATCACAG GTTGAGTCCTCAGCTGTCTCAGGAGGTGATGCTGGATGAGGTCAGTGACGCGGTGTTGGTTGACATGCTGTGGGAGACTCAGATGTACCTGTATGAGCACAGAGATGTCATACAGACCCTCTGCCAGCAGCTACTGCAGCTCTGA
- the pla2g6 gene encoding 85/88 kDa calcium-independent phospholipase A2 isoform X1, giving the protein MQFLGRILDTVSSVSNLFSNPYRVRDVQLSEYNGKVLLKQEGRLVLYRNQQSQSWDCLLLCPESSSVALRLFQVASEADAMNWFPQYALKLRPFYEMLRPPLKPEMLQPIVDSVRNHPDWSSAHIAVDIGLRDCLKHNYILSQMNARDGQGQTPLHLACERGDVGCVRELLEECQARTDIKDKNGETPMHCAAKQDSALIIEVLCAQLCAGVNELNASGETPMHIACRLGRVEVVKGLLGGGARCDIMGSNGYPIHTAMKFNEKSCAEAILSSNPNQLLAEDPVYGGTPLHWVKTAEMSRVLLDRGCNINYLSKTGESPLHILTKRGRFEAAMTLLTHGADPNIKGQDGNTALHLAMKLDHMDLIKALMVFGADVEVHNDLGETPGLIAARTSKGPNRKVLLNMLCSVGAERCHPPSLDSPIPSINKAPPPGIGFDDIMYVATAVTAMSRGFLEVDGLKTGSKKMDRLLCLDGGGIKGLVLIQMLISLEKEAGRPIRELFDWVSGTSTGGILALAIVHGKSMEYLRCLYFRMKEQVFKGSRPYESDPLEEFLKNEFGENTKMTDVTHPRVMVTSVLADRHPGELHLFRNYDPPALQRDPPYTSTASFQPLTVPQEQLVWRAARSSGAAPTYFRPMGRFLDGGLLANNPTLDAMTEIHQYNKALKAQGREADVNRLGVVLSLGTGKPPQVSVNSVDVFRPSNPLELAKTFVGVRELGKMLVDCCTDSDGCAVDRARAWCEMADINYHRLSPQLSQEVMLDEVSDAVLVDMLWETQMYLYEHRDVIQTLCQQLLQL; this is encoded by the exons ATGCAGTTCCTGGGCCGTATATTGGACACCGTGAGCTCTGTGTCAAACCTGTTCTCCAACCCGTACCGTGTGAGGGATGTGCAGCTGTCAGAATACAATGGGAAAGTGCTGTTGAAACAGGAGGGGAGGCTGGTCCTGTACAGGAACCAACAGAGCCAGTCATGGGACTGCCTGCTACTCTGCCCCGAGTCTTCATCTGTGGCCCTGAG GTTGTTCCAGGTAGCTTCAGAGGCAGACGCCATGAATTGGTTTCCTCAGTATGCCCTCAAACTCCGCCCATTTTACGAGATGCTCCGCCCACCGTTGAAACCCGAGATGCTCCAGCCAATCGTAGACAGTGTGCGGAATCACCCCGACTGGAGCTCGGCTCACATCGCTGTGGATATCGGGCTAAGAGACTGTCTCAAGCACAATTACATTTTGAG CCAGATGAACGCCCGCGACGGTCAGGGTCAGACGCCGCTGCACCTGGCGTGCGAGAGGGGAGACGTGGGCTGCGTGCGTGAGCTCCTGGAGGAATGTCAGGCTCGCACAGACATCAAGGACAAGAACGGAGAGACGCCCATGCACTGCGCTGCGAAACAAGACTCCGCCCTTATTATAGAG GTTTTGTGTGCACAGCTGTGTGCGGGTGTGAACGAGCTGAACGCGTCCGGGGAAACGCCAATGCACATCGCTTGCCGTCTCGGGAGGGTCGAGGTGGTCAAGGGTCTGCTTGGGGGTGGAGCCCGCTGTGACATCATGGGAAGTAATGGCTATCCGATCCACACCGCCATGAAGTTTAACGAGAAGAG TTGTGCTGAAGCAATTTTATCCTCTAACCCCAATCAACTTCTAGCGGAGGATCCGGTTTATGGAGGAACGCCTCTTCATTGGGTTAAGACTGCTGAG ATGAGCCGTGTACTGCTGGACCGAGGCTGTAACATCAACTATCTGAGTAAGACCGGAGAGAGTCCGTTACACATCCTGACCAAGAGGGGGCGCTTTGAGGCCGCAATGACTCTGCTGACCCATGGAGCCGACCCCAACATTAAGGGCCAGGATGGAAACACAGCACTGCACCTCGCCATGAAG TTGGACCACATGGACCTGATCAAGGCTCTCATGGTGTTTGGAGCAGATGTCGAGGTTCACAACGACCTGGGAGAGACGCCGGGACTCATCGCCGCCCGTACCAGcaagg GGCCCAACCGTAAGGTGCTCTTGAACATGCTGTGTAGTGTAGGGGCCGAACGGTGTCACCCCCCTTCCCTCGACAGCCCTATCCCCAGCATCAACAAAGCTCCGCCTCCTGGCATAG GGTTTGATGACATCATGTATGTGGCGACAGCAGTCACGGCCATGAGTCGAGGATTTCTAGAAGTTGATGGGCTCAAAACAGGAAGCAAGAA AATGGACAGATTGTTGTGTCTTGATGGTGGAGGAATAAAAGGTCTGGTTCTGATCCAGATGCTAATCTCTCTGGAGAAAGAGGCAGGACGGCCCATCAGGGAACTCTTTGACTGGGTGTCTGGGACTAGCACCGGTGGTATACTGGCTCTAGCTATTGTGCACG GTAAATCGATGGAGTATCTACGCTGTCTGTACTTCAGGATGAAGGAACAGGTGTTTAAAGGTTCTCGACCATATGAGTCTGACCCTCTAGAGGAATTTCTAAAGAACGAGTTTGGAGAAAATACCAAAATGACGGATGTCACACACCCCAG AGTAATGGTGACCAGCGTTTTAGCAGACAGACACCCTGGAGAACTGCATCTGTTTCGCAATTACGACCCACCAGCCCTGCAAAGAGACCCTCCGTACACGTCTACAGCCTCATTTCAACCCCTCACTGTGCCACAGG AGCAATTAGTTTGGCGTGCCGCCCGCTCCAGCGGAGCAGCTCCCACGTATTTTCGACCAATGGGGCGTTTTCTGGATGGAGGGCTGCTGGCCAATAACCCAACGCTAGATGCCATGACAGAAATACACCAGTACAACAAAGCCCTGAAGGCACAG GGCCGCGAGGCAGACGTGAACCGGTTAGGTGTGGTCCTCTCATTGGGCACCGGTAAACCTCCTCAGGTGTCGGTGAACTCGGTAGACGTTTTCAGGCCTTCAAACCCACTGGAGCTGGCTAAGACCTTCGTTGGCGTCAGAGAACTGGGCAAGATGCTCGTGGATTGC TGTACGGACTCAGATGGCTGTGCGGTGGACCGAGCCCGAGCGTGGTGTGAGATGGCCGATATAAACTATCACAG GTTGAGTCCTCAGCTGTCTCAGGAGGTGATGCTGGATGAGGTCAGTGACGCGGTGTTGGTTGACATGCTGTGGGAGACTCAGATGTACCTGTATGAGCACAGAGATGTCATACAGACCCTCTGCCAGCAGCTACTGCAGCTCTGA